A region from the Pseudomonas sp. P8_229 genome encodes:
- a CDS encoding XAC2610-related protein, which produces MRSKTLAVSLLGLLWTMPVLAETTTFSPTKGVEATLVLEGSTLNVAVKSETHNESRTIDFQAENELHAQVDDFNFDGAKDFAVWQLDDGMGTYDYYRVFVYQAKTGTFEELQPDCGDGFVNLRVDKKRKALLSTYWEMNIPKQCITRFTKRKA; this is translated from the coding sequence ATGAGATCAAAAACTCTAGCAGTATCACTGCTCGGCCTGCTGTGGACGATGCCGGTGTTGGCCGAAACCACTACGTTCAGCCCAACCAAAGGCGTCGAGGCGACGTTGGTTCTCGAAGGCTCCACGCTGAACGTCGCGGTTAAAAGCGAAACGCATAACGAGTCGCGGACAATCGATTTTCAAGCTGAAAACGAACTCCATGCGCAGGTCGATGATTTCAATTTTGACGGCGCCAAGGATTTCGCGGTCTGGCAGCTTGATGACGGTATGGGTACTTACGATTACTACCGAGTGTTCGTTTATCAAGCGAAAACCGGCACGTTCGAAGAGTTGCAGCCGGACTGCGGCGATGGCTTCGTTAACCTGCGCGTCGATAAAAAACGCAAAGCGTTGCTCAGCACCTACTGGGAAATGAACATACCCAAGCAATGCATCACCCGATTCACCAAACGCAAAGCCTGA
- a CDS encoding lysozyme inhibitor LprI family protein, giving the protein MKRFVFTLLAVLLPVSAVYAQDDCSHVTSSLEMVPCSEAAKKAADTQLNVSYKQLMARLESDYRADPALGAEYAAKVKESQRAWLKLRDANCPLEAFEIETGMPAHVIAVNSCIARMSRERSAYLDKIVPALAPDKSTSTAPANGACPSEEFPAFLTAFSASSESQRRLTAMTVKSLVLKPVAGKDRSTFEPSTSGVSGASFTYPLMAAVTPGKTPGVEIEEVDDSHVNVVDKRAGNSNVKIFNFSRQACWVLEGIEDWSISEKDLVATENPGMSRAENFCYQRAEALGGLGFLEQYPLTVELIEASLENFVCAAESGDAQASLSAASLSLSQMASQLETSKVEALFKAASKIPSGALAYATFFCVGNSTDYNGPCLHPEQAKEQVIRAITMGSTDAMNYLASTFEGGELGTKDMSRALACYQMAADKGNQLGLFNVGRLGSSGTAPIKASHCI; this is encoded by the coding sequence GTGAAACGTTTTGTTTTTACCCTGCTGGCCGTGCTGCTGCCTGTTTCAGCAGTGTACGCGCAGGATGACTGCAGCCATGTCACCTCAAGCCTGGAAATGGTGCCCTGCTCCGAGGCGGCGAAGAAGGCTGCCGATACGCAGTTGAACGTCAGCTATAAGCAATTGATGGCGCGGCTTGAGTCTGATTATCGAGCGGATCCGGCATTGGGCGCGGAGTACGCGGCGAAGGTTAAAGAGTCGCAACGTGCGTGGCTGAAATTGCGCGATGCGAATTGTCCGTTGGAGGCATTCGAGATCGAGACGGGGATGCCGGCGCATGTGATTGCGGTCAACTCGTGCATCGCCAGAATGAGCCGCGAGCGCTCGGCGTATCTGGACAAGATTGTCCCTGCTCTTGCACCTGACAAGAGCACTTCGACAGCGCCGGCCAACGGCGCTTGTCCTTCGGAGGAATTCCCTGCTTTCCTGACAGCATTTTCCGCCAGCAGTGAATCACAACGCCGTCTCACTGCGATGACGGTCAAGTCGCTTGTGTTGAAGCCGGTTGCTGGCAAGGACCGTAGTACCTTTGAGCCTTCGACCTCGGGCGTCAGCGGTGCTTCCTTCACCTACCCGCTGATGGCTGCCGTCACACCCGGCAAGACACCTGGAGTCGAGATTGAAGAGGTCGACGACAGTCACGTCAACGTGGTCGATAAGCGGGCGGGCAACAGCAATGTAAAAATCTTCAACTTCTCTCGTCAGGCGTGCTGGGTGCTTGAGGGGATTGAGGATTGGTCGATCAGTGAGAAGGATCTTGTCGCAACAGAGAACCCGGGAATGAGCCGCGCCGAGAACTTCTGTTATCAGCGTGCCGAAGCGCTAGGTGGGCTGGGGTTTCTTGAGCAATACCCGCTGACGGTGGAGTTGATTGAAGCGTCGCTGGAAAATTTTGTGTGTGCTGCAGAATCGGGTGACGCACAGGCGAGCCTGTCGGCGGCAAGCCTAAGCCTTTCGCAAATGGCGTCTCAGTTGGAAACCTCGAAGGTTGAGGCGCTGTTCAAAGCAGCCTCGAAAATACCGAGTGGCGCGTTGGCCTATGCCACGTTTTTTTGTGTCGGAAACTCCACCGACTATAACGGCCCTTGCCTCCATCCCGAGCAGGCAAAAGAGCAGGTCATTCGGGCGATCACCATGGGTTCCACAGACGCGATGAATTATCTGGCCTCGACCTTTGAAGGTGGGGAGCTTGGAACGAAGGATATGTCCCGAGCGTTAGCCTGTTATCAGATGGCGGCTGACAAAGGTAATCAGTTGGGCCTCTTCAACGTGGGGCGATTGGGATCGTCAGGCACAGCGCCGATCAAAGCCAGCCACTGCATTTGA